In Prochlorococcus marinus CUG1435, the genomic window GCCACTCAACTGCTTATGGTGCAGTAACTTATCAAACTGCATTTTTAAAAGCCCATTTTCCTGTTGCATACATGGCTGCTCTTTTAAGCGTTAACTCTGGCTCTAGTGACAAGATGCAAAGATATATTTCTAACTGTTATTCGATGGGTATAGAAGTAATTTCACCTAGTATTAATTTCTCTGGAAATGATTTCACTATTAAGAATAATCAGATTTTATTCGGTCTCTCTGCTATTAAAAATTTAGGAGATACAGCCATAAGTAAGATAATTGATAATCGTAGTAATTTTGGTAACTTTAAGTCGTTAGCAGATTTATGTGATCGTTTACCTTCAAATGTTCTTAATAAAAGAAACCTAGAATCCCTAATTCATTGTGGAGCACTAGATGAGTTTTCAAATAATAATAACAGAGCTCAATTATTGTCTGATCTAGAACGTGTCATTGAATGGGCCTCTTCACGAAATCGTGATAGATTGTCTGGCCAAGGAAATCTATTTAATTCTAAAGAAGAGTTTTCAAATATTGCATTTTCTGATGCCCAATTAGCTAAAGTTGATGATTATTCTCTTATTGAGAAGTTAAAGTTAGAAAAGCAGCTTTTGGGCTTTTATTTATCTGATCATCCTCTAAAACATTTAACTAAGCCAGCAAAACTAGTATCTCCAATTAGTATTTCTCAGTTAGAAGACATAAAAGATAGAACTAAAGTTTCACTTGTCGGGATGATCCCAGAGTTGAAACAAATCACTACTAGAAAAGGAGATAGGATGGCTATAGTTCAGCTTGAAGATCTTTCTGCTAGTTGCGAAGCAATAGTTTTTCCTAAAACCTATGTCAGATTATCAGAATTTCTCTTGACTGACACTAGATTATTGGTGTGGGGAACGATAGATAAAAAGAGTGATAAAACTCAATTAATTATTGATGATTGTAGAGAAATCGATAATCTTAAATTACTTATTATTAATCTTGAAAGTTCTCAAGCATCAGATGTAAGAGTGCAAAATACCTTAAGAGACTGTTTAATTAGATTTAAACCAGATAAAGGTAAATGTGGAATAAAGATACCAGTTTTAGCTGCTGTAAGAAATAAAAATAGTGTTACCTATGTTAAATTTGGCGAACAATTCTGTATTGGTGATGTCAATGGAGCATGCAAATCGTTAGAAGATAAATCATTCCAAGTTAATTTGAAATCTTTAGTTTCCTAGATCAACTATTCTCCTCAAAATTTTGAGTTGCTGGCTTAAAAGCTGCTTTTGCTCGTTGTATGTTCATGGGAATATTTTCTATACCGAAAAAAGATCCAGGCTCTTTATCCCAACTAGCTGATAATATTCCAAAGCTCAATCCTGCGAGACCTAACAAGAAAAATAATGCTGAAATTGCAATTGTTGAAGATGGCGGTATTTCAGCAATATTTCTTGTAACTAAAATATAGCTAACAATAAATACTGACATCCCTAAAATAGTAGGTATTCCTGCTGTAAAAAAAATTCTTCTTGCCATTCTGTCAGCTACATATTTTGGTATTCCACTTGATGATTGCTTTTGAGTGGTAATTCTTTCAGTTTTTTTTTCTAAATTGGCAAAAGCTTTTTTCTCAGATATATTATTTTTCTTTTTTTTTGATTGCTTTTTTTTCATAGATGGAAATCATCCTCTGATTTCTAATTTCTTTATTAGATCTTTATATTCTTCTACATTTTTGTCTTTTATGTAAGAAAGTAATCTTTTCCTTTTGCCAATCATTTTTAATAATCCCTGTCTTGAGGCAAAATCATGGATGTTGCCTTGTAGGTGATCACTTAATTTTGAAATTCTTTTTGTGAGCATTGCTACTTGAACTTCAACCGAACCTGTGTCAGTTGCATGAACTTGATGAGTTTCAATAAGCTTTTGTTTCTCAGCTGTATCTAGTGACATAAAATTTATTTTTCTGAAATCTATTTTACTACGTTATCTGACTATATTACTACTATCATTATCTAAATAGTTCATAGCTAATTTCAATAAATGTTCAAATGAAATATTTTCTTCTTCTTTATTTATCAAATCTATTATTTTTGTTTCTTTAATAATTACTGGCAAAATATTGTTGATTTCTTTTTTCGTATAATTTAATGATTTTAAGGTTAACTGAACATCATCAAGAATTTTATTAATTTCATTATTGTCTTTAAGGCATTCTTCTTTATTTTTCTCTTCGTTAATATTATATTCATATTTAAATTTATTTTTTAATTCTAAAATTAACCTCTCGGTCATTTTTTTACCTATTCCAGGAACAGAACCTATTAAAATTTTGTTTTGTGTATTAATTGCATTGATAACTTCGCTAATAGAAAATTTATTTAACAAACCCATACCAATCTGAGATCCAATGCCTCTAATATTTAAAATTTGGATAAAGAAATTCTTTTGATCCTTAGAAGAAAATCCAAATAATAAATCGGTATCTTCCTTCTTGATATGTTTTATCCAAAGGGTAATCTTTTTATTAGATGTGTTATTTGTTTTTAATTTAAGAAAAAACGACTCTAATATTTGAATTTCGTATCCAATTCCTTGGCAATTTATTAAAACAAAATATTTCTGATTTGTATGCCAAAATTCAACCAGTTCTCCAGTTATCCAACTAATCAATTAACCACCATCCACCTGACAACCAATTGCTGCTCCAGTTACCGCACCAAGTGGAACTGCCCACCAACGACCCTGTTTTCTAGAAATGGCACCACCTACTCCTCCACCAATTAATGCACCAGCAATCTTCCCATCAGTGCATTCATCATCTTTAATTTTCTCCGCTTTTGCTCCTCCACAAGGTATTTCTACATCTACTTCATAACTTTTTACATAGCCTGGATTTGATTTCGTTCCAGGAATATATTCTTCTCTATATTCAGTCCTGGTACAAGTTACTGATTTTGGAGTTGTTGCATAAACCTGAAGAATAGGAGAAAAACACAACAAAAATGCTAAATAGAAAAATTTCACTGGAATTTTTATTCTTTTTTTATATTCTATGTCCTTTTGATTATTTTGGAAGTAGATATAATAGTTCCTAATAAAACCAGCGAAGCACCTAATAAAAAATTTATATTTATAATCTCATTAAAAAATAGAATGCCCCATATTGAACCAAATAAAACTTGTAAATAATTAATTATTGATGCTTCAGAAGC contains:
- the ruvA gene encoding Holliday junction branch migration protein RuvA, producing the protein MISWITGELVEFWHTNQKYFVLINCQGIGYEIQILESFFLKLKTNNTSNKKITLWIKHIKKEDTDLLFGFSSKDQKNFFIQILNIRGIGSQIGMGLLNKFSISEVINAINTQNKILIGSVPGIGKKMTERLILELKNKFKYEYNINEEKNKEECLKDNNEINKILDDVQLTLKSLNYTKKEINNILPVIIKETKIIDLINKEEENISFEHLLKLAMNYLDNDSSNIVR
- a CDS encoding glycine zipper 2TM domain-containing protein encodes the protein MPVKFFYLAFLLCFSPILQVYATTPKSVTCTRTEYREEYIPGTKSNPGYVKSYEVDVEIPCGGAKAEKIKDDECTDGKIAGALIGGGVGGAISRKQGRWWAVPLGAVTGAAIGCQVDGG
- a CDS encoding PAM68 family protein; the encoded protein is MKKKQSKKKKNNISEKKAFANLEKKTERITTQKQSSSGIPKYVADRMARRIFFTAGIPTILGMSVFIVSYILVTRNIAEIPPSSTIAISALFFLLGLAGLSFGILSASWDKEPGSFFGIENIPMNIQRAKAAFKPATQNFEENS
- the rpsO gene encoding 30S ribosomal protein S15; amino-acid sequence: MSLDTAEKQKLIETHQVHATDTGSVEVQVAMLTKRISKLSDHLQGNIHDFASRQGLLKMIGKRKRLLSYIKDKNVEEYKDLIKKLEIRG